The genomic interval TATCATGTGTTCAAATCAACAATAACTGATTTTGTTAAACTCAAGTTAGACTATCAAGAATAAAAATTGCATTCTGAAGACGCCTCCTATCGTTTGgtagaaaagaaagaagctcTAAAAGACCAGCACAACTCCCCCAGCATAAAATTGATGTAGACTTAGGCATGCGCAGGAATCTCCCTTAGTGCTCCTTTCACGATTTTTACAAAATTCAGGACCATTAGTTTCTTAATCTTATTGATCGCTAAAAAACGTCATAATTTTTAGATATTTATAGATAGACGACAGAAAAAAGagattcattgattttttcatCCTTATTTCCTTTGTTCCGATGGGCACATTGATGTGGAAtccttatctttttttttgtcgtgtcttggaaaagcaataataGTCATACACTCTCATTGTGTATTAATTAAACATAGAAAAATAGTGACTaggattgaaatcaaatgccTTTCAATGAACGAAGTTGCTACCATTCTGAATCAACTCGAATTGTGAACACAAAGTTGAGTGATTTGGCAGGTCACATTTATGATAATTGTAAATCGTCGCATTAAAATTTCCCCACTAGATGATGTCCTAGTGAGGGCAAACGTTGGCGAAAAAAGAGCGTaagacattttcatttttcttccatttcgaTGCTCTGATCATTGAACCTTGTCCAACATTTGATTTCGAGTTGGCTAGAGCCTAGCTATAATCTAAAAGAATTTCTGAGTCTTACTCGAATTTTCGAGTTTTCgcaaaataaagttttttttgtgtcaaaTAATGCCCCAAAAGTCACTTTATGATATCgctgatgaaaatgaatattagCGCTTGGCATAGTCTTCCAATATCTCTCgattcaatatttcaaatgctCTAAAATGGTATGTCAAAAATAGTTGGCCTCTTTTGAAataaactttgaaatattttgcctttttacgATTCCTCTAGAACTTCAAATAGCTTCGGAGCCTCTAGTGATAAGCACAATGATATATCGCTGACTTGACATGTTGAGAACGCACCCCAATTACCACTTCATCCGCAGATGGATGGTCGCTCCTATTGCAGTTGCTCTTTGCTTGTCAATGTTACAATGAGATGCGACATAGCATTCCCCTCCCCTTGAGTCAGGCtttctcatgacgatgctttggTTTCTACAAATGTGGTGCGTGTTGTGCCATAAGTCGGATGTGTTCCGAAGTTTACCAACTGTGGACATCGCCTGAAGCGACGAAGTCTTCTCGAGTTTGGCGTTGCCCCTCTTCACCCAGTTAGTATAACGTTCCTTCCTTTAAACATCATACCACTGACAAATTGGCAACGGTTTAACACTCCACTGAGGTCGGATACACTCCACCCTCAGAGTCGGATGATGACCGATTCCGCAAAAGCGTTTGTGAGACAAACTATACACGAGTATTCATAGTCAGAGGCTCAAGTTTGAAAGGATTATATCCTCCAGTATCTCTGTTCCAAACCTCAAgtatcaaaaaaaatgttttaatgtTGTGTGCAGGGGGGTAAAATATTCTCGTGACATGAGTAGGATTAAAGAGTTATTTAGGCACTATTCCGGCGCTATAAATTTTTGCAGTAGTTCGTAttagaaaatcaattttagtGCAATCCAAGTCTGTTTGGGTTTGGACCACATATATTTCAATACCATGGTTTAGGAAGTACTTTACTCATTGTGCATATGAGGCCAATCAGCGAACAGCAAAAACTACCTTCTAGTTTGCAACTTGGACGCCAGGGGTCTTTTTGCCCTCTGGGAAAATACGAAACAACCCTTGAAACAACACAGAGAGGAGATCTCAGCTGTTTGGGGAGCAAAGTCAGCTCACACTGCTTGTCCATAACTGCGGAGAAGAAAGGAACAAGAGCCCATGCAGAGAGCGACTGAGTCGTGTTGAGACGTCATTTCTTGCAGGCTTCAAGACAGACAAAGAGAGCTAAATCTCTGGTTCCTCTTCCGATCGGTGTGAAAACGGcatcttttgaagaagaaatttaCTACAACGAAGCCTTAGAATTGCTTAAAAATGGGTGGCATATTAAGCATAAGTAGCTTGGCGTGTTGCTTCACCAGTGCCGCGTGCAGTGCGGGCTGTTCCCTTTGTAACCTTTGTCAGAACTCCACCATGGCTAAACTGAACTATGCGCTGATACTTTTGTTCACATTGATCGTATCTTGCATCATGTTGGCTCCAGGGGTTCAAGATCAGCTCACAAAGGTCCCATTTTGCGAGGAGAGTACCACCACTTTGGGTCGAATTGCCGAGTACATGCCTGGCAGCCACAACATTAAGATCAAATGCGAGGATGCCATTGGATATCTGGCCGTTTATCGAGTTTGCTTCGTTGTGACCATGTTCTTCTTACTGCAAGCATTGATCATGATCGGGGTTAAAAGCTCCAGAGACGGTCGAGTGGGGCTTCAGAACGGATTCTGGGGAGTCAAGTATATTCTGATTGTGGGAGGGATCATTGGAGCTTTCTTCATCCCACATGGTAGTTTTGGACAGACCTGGATGTATTTCGGCTTGGTGGGAGGATTGGCCTTcattttggtccaattggTGCTCATCATTGACTTTGCTCATACCTGGGCGGAAACTTGGCAAGAGAACTACCATGAAACCAACAATCAGAATTGGTTCTATGCCCTCTTGACTTGTACATTTGCCTTCTTTGTCCTGGTCTTGGTCATGATTGGATTCTGTTTCGCTTACTACACTGGTATCCAAGCTGGGGATTGCAAACTCCACGAATTCTTCATCTCATTCAACATGATCTTGTGCATCATCTTGAGTGTGGTCTCCGTTCTCCCAATGGTTCAAGAGCATCAGCCTCATTCGGGTTTGCTTCAGGCGTCCTTTGTGTCCCTCTACATCATGTATCTCACTTGGTCCGCCATGACCAACCAACCCGACAAGCTCTGCAAATCCGATGTGTCAGCCATAATCATGGACAATTTCAAGCGATCCAATCACAGCGCCATGGACGGAATTCCGAATTTCCATGTCGCCCCTAAGGACAACGATCATCCGACCATGGACACTGTCAGCATCTTTGGCCTCGTGATCTGGTTCTGTTGCGTGTTGTACTCCTCGATTCGTTCATCCTCCAACTCTCAAGCGGCGAAACTCACCATGGGCACATCCGATGCTGTGGCGCTGACTGAGTCGGACTACAATAACCGTGACCCCGAGGGTCAGGAATCCGGTGATGCCAATGAATCCGACAATGTTTCCTACAATTGGAGTCTCTTTCACGTCATGTTTGCTTTGGCCACGCTCTACGTCATGATGACTTTGACTAACTGGTACTCTCCTGGCAGCGACGTGTCCATCGAGTCCATTAACAATAACATGTCCGCGGTGTGGGTGAAGATCATCTCCGCTTGGCTTTGTTTTGGATTGTACATCTGGACATTGGTTGCTCCTGCCGTCCTTCAGGACAGGGACTTCTCGGTCTAAGGTCTCTCTGGGAGGTTTGGCAACTTAGGTCTCCAAATTGCCGCACTCATACCAAGCAAGATATCTCGATTTCTTTGCTAATACTGTAATGGTTTCGCCAATTGATAACCCTCTTAACTCAATGGGCATATCAAAACCCCATCCAGTCTAGTCATTGTCAAACTATCTTCACATTCAGCTAGATGGACTTATTGTACTTGTGCTTATGTACCACTACCCACACCCTTTTTTCCGGAATAAATTTCTCAGATGTTCCCGTTGCaacttttcaatgaaaagctTAAATAGATTGATCAAAAATCCTAGTCGAGCACGAGACACCGAGTCAGAGTGTTTGTCGCAAGCTTGTGCTCAACAATCTGGCAACCTATTGACCCCATTTCCCACTGGAAAGTTCAGGGTAACGAAAGTCTGCTAAATATTGCAAATCACTGTTTCAATAAGTCAGAGCAGGACCAGCACCATCCAGTGGGGGTTAACAAGATTGACTGATAGATCCCTTTCTTGAACAGACTTGAGCCGTCAGACTCTGCCTAACACgcctccatttcttttgaaactctCTATCTGCTTCATTCCAATCCAGGTGCCATGCCAAGGATCTCAACACAACACTCCCACGAATCAGATTTTTCGTCACAGGTTTGCCAACAAAGAAAGACACATATGTGTCACAGCCGAGATGAGTGTCAAGAACACCCTGGTCCAAGATTTCCGTCCGTCCAATGGATTGGACTCCTATGACAGCGGCCTGGACCTCCGAGAGGTGGTCTCTTTGCCCGACTACGAAGCCGTTGCTCCCAAGAACACAGGGACCATCTCGCGATCTCTGCACCGTTTTGGGCTGGATAAATGCCCCATATGTCGAGTCATCTATGATGTCGGCACCAATGATCACCTGGCTGAGCATTCACTCGAGGTTTTCTACTCAGTCGTGTTTGAACGGCATTTTGGGGATATCCAAAGTGCGCTGGTGTTTCTTCTATGGAAAACCCAATTGAAGGCCCAGGTTTTGATGTCGAATTTGTGGGTCAATGGCTTGCTCATCAAACCCGATCCCAAGTTTATGTGTGGAGTGTACTGCCGAGCATGTGCCAAGTTTATCTTGCGACTTCAGTTTCAAGGTTTTCATATAAGAACTTGCCAAGGGAATGGCTTCTCGGATCTGGCTTGGTTTTGCCGGGGGTGTGATGTCATTTTCGGGAGTCAAGCCGAATTGATGTTACATCGTCGAGATCATTCATCCAAGCCCTGTGTGCCTTCAGAGCATATTTTGGACGAGCTATCGGCTAGGGCTCGGGAATGGGTTGATCATCCGGACCTCCCCACAGATGCGATTCAAGATGGCTCTAGCCTAGACAAGCAGTTTCCGCACCCCAACACCGAAAAAATACTTCAGATCAAACGTGTTGTGGAGGAAGTCAGCGGCGATTCAGATGACTGTCAAGTGATTGCTGAACTCCCTCAAAGGAAAGTCGGCATGAACACCATTCTACTGCAAGATCCAAGACTAACACAACCTCATTACGGCGAACGGGTCCTGGTGTGGCCCTCCTCTGGTCAAGAATGGGCGCGAACATGTCCCAAACCGGGGATGTCCTACATTCCACGGGACGCACCCCTCAAATTGATTGTGTTTCCTTGGAATCAGGCCCACCGACTGAATATCATGGATGCCAAGAATCCCCGTTTGGTTTGGGATGAAGGGTCAGGCGGCTACAGTCCCAACACTTTGGACTACATCAAGTATGAGGAAGACGATATTGAAGAGAGTGATTCCGTGGAACTAGTGGAATGAATATCAGTGTAAGGTCCAATCTAATTAATCTCTTTTTATTCCCACGGCAATACGTGGCAATATTACAATTTTTTGGGGAAGCATAGACTCGACTGCGGATGactttgactttttcaacTAACATGTGTAGCTCGGGAACCGTACTATCATTCTCTAGGAATTTGGTCGGGTGCGCAAAATGATTTCGAAGGGGCCGAATTCCCGTCCTCGTGTAAGTCTTGTCTTGCAAAGATGATGTGATTAGTTCGGGGGATATCCTCTCCACGTTCGAGCGTCAACACCACCGCCAACCGtgagatggatttttttcttctttcttttatcaCAACGCCCAAATGCGGGCAATTAAAACATTCGtcacgagatttctgaatgaatgacttgaatAAACCTCActggatttgatccaagctcGAGTGAGGCCGTCCGAGGAGTGGTGGTTCTGTCGGCAAGACTCTATGGACCGGAAATAAGCTGCACTGAACTTGATTTCCGTCTCATCGATGGGAGGGAAAGATACTGCATTCACGAAGGCTGTTATCTGGGCGAAGAGGTGGAGGCAGCTGCAGTCAGAGCCGTGATGTCAGCTAAGGTCTCGAAGTGTTGGTCATCATCCCGTTGGCCCGAGTTCAACCCCTTCAGATAGTACTTGAAGAACTCGTAAACCGACCAAGACACGGCCGTAGCCGGTGCTTGATAGAGGATTCGAGCCGATAAACCCTGAAAGAACCCAGGATAACCGGTCACCTGATGCACCACCCGGGCCGCATTGACTAATCCGACCACTTCGCTTCGATGAATTTGCTTGAGTACACCCGCCTCCTGAGTATTCAAGAGCGTCTTGCACACATCCAGGGGCATGGTGACGGCCGATCCGATACCTCCAGCGATGGCACCGGCCACAAAGTGAATCACTGGGCTGTACTCTTTGTTGGGGTTGAAAAACCCTTGAATGGCACCGTACGAGATGAACATGGAGGCTTGGAAAGGCACATTCATGGTCAATTGGGTCAAGTAGGAGCGATAGAAGGCCCTGGGGCCCTCAGCCTGGAGGATCCTCACGGCTGCATTCGTACATGATGAGTAGGGACTGCAACACATTTGCATCCTTTGTTTGATGACTAAAAAATGGAGGGACAAAGCCGGTTAATGCCCGTGCGGGTTCATAATAATTGATGGCTCGACTGTCTCACCATCGGCGGGGGTCATGACGGCATCATGAACCACCGTGGCGCCCAGGGCTGCTATGCCGCTGGCCAAGTGCTCGGGAATGTTCCGTCGCTCCACGAGGTGctctttggtcttttccaaggCCGTAAAATACAGAGCGTGCGCGGGTCCGGCTCCGGCCGCCATGGCGTTCATGCCTTTCATGGGACGGAAGAGGCCTTCTTCTTGCACCATGGTGCGCATCACGGCGACCATGCCCGCTTGCTGCTTGCCGCACGACAATGATTGCATACGGGTCTGGAAAGAGGAAAAGCTTCTTTCAGCTTCTTTCAGCTAAATTATATGCGTCTATCtgagaaggaaaaatgtgctttttacGGTCATTGTGTAGTGTTATGTTAGATAATCGAAAAATTAGATGGTTTCAGTGATGTTACTGGTGTGGGTTTTTTATATTGAAAGGGTTTGGAACCCGTTCGGTTTTTGACTATTTGAATCGCCCTGGATAAAAATTTCAATTCCTGATTGGCGTGCATTAGTCATTCTGATTGGGTTATTTCGATCGCGGCGACAACCGCGGCCAATTCACGAACATTATTCATGCTCTTCGGGCGCAATTAGAGGTGATAGATGGGTGATGGAGGTTTATGTCGAGTGGCATTCAATCATGGAATGACTGATTATTGGTTAACTGCTATTGGTGAAGAGAGTTACTTCAAAGTTCGTGCTATCACCTTGACCGAGTCCACGGGAAACATGACGCAATGTTCGGCGATTCCGGCCGTGGCCCCCGCCAAGCACGTGATACTCAAAGGCGTGGAAGCCGGCAGGCTCTCGTAATCATCCGGGTCCGCCATCCCTGCACACCCACCCACAAATAGTCCCACCCACTTCCAAAATAGATAGTAGTCACAATTCACCAATGCAAAAGGGTCTACGCCCAGGTGTCAAATTTCAGCTGGCTCCTCACGAGTCACAAGCACGACCCGGATCACGGTTGACGGCCTTGGAGGTTTTAGACTGTGCCCTGCCTTTACTTTAACCGTGGCCAC from Tigriopus californicus strain San Diego chromosome 5, Tcal_SD_v2.1, whole genome shotgun sequence carries:
- the LOC131881052 gene encoding probable serine incorporator, with protein sequence MGGILSISSLACCFTSAACSAGCSLCNLCQNSTMAKLNYALILLFTLIVSCIMLAPGVQDQLTKVPFCEESTTTLGRIAEYMPGSHNIKIKCEDAIGYLAVYRVCFVVTMFFLLQALIMIGVKSSRDGRVGLQNGFWGVKYILIVGGIIGAFFIPHGSFGQTWMYFGLVGGLAFILVQLVLIIDFAHTWAETWQENYHETNNQNWFYALLTCTFAFFVLVLVMIGFCFAYYTGIQAGDCKLHEFFISFNMILCIILSVVSVLPMVQEHQPHSGLLQASFVSLYIMYLTWSAMTNQPDKLCKSDVSAIIMDNFKRSNHSAMDGIPNFHVAPKDNDHPTMDTVSIFGLVIWFCCVLYSSIRSSSNSQAAKLTMGTSDAVALTESDYNNRDPEGQESGDANESDNVSYNWSLFHVMFALATLYVMMTLTNWYSPGSDVSIESINNNMSAVWVKIISAWLCFGLYIWTLVAPAVLQDRDFSV
- the LOC131881053 gene encoding uncharacterized protein LOC131881053; protein product: MSVKNTLVQDFRPSNGLDSYDSGLDLREVVSLPDYEAVAPKNTGTISRSLHRFGLDKCPICRVIYDVGTNDHLAEHSLEVFYSVVFERHFGDIQSALVFLLWKTQLKAQVLMSNLWVNGLLIKPDPKFMCGVYCRACAKFILRLQFQGFHIRTCQGNGFSDLAWFCRGCDVIFGSQAELMLHRRDHSSKPCVPSEHILDELSARAREWVDHPDLPTDAIQDGSSLDKQFPHPNTEKILQIKRVVEEVSGDSDDCQVIAELPQRKVGMNTILLQDPRLTQPHYGERVLVWPSSGQEWARTCPKPGMSYIPRDAPLKLIVFPWNQAHRLNIMDAKNPRLVWDEGSGGYSPNTLDYIKYEEDDIEESDSVELVE
- the LOC131881054 gene encoding mitoferrin-1-like, with amino-acid sequence MADPDDYESLPASTPLSITCLAGATAGIAEHCVMFPVDSVKTRMQSLSCGKQQAGMVAVMRTMVQEEGLFRPMKGMNAMAAGAGPAHALYFTALEKTKEHLVERRNIPEHLASGIAALGATVVHDAVMTPADVIKQRMQMCCSPYSSCTNAAVRILQAEGPRAFYRSYLTQLTMNVPFQASMFISYGAIQGFFNPNKEYSPVIHFVAGAIAGGIGSAVTMPLDVCKTLLNTQEAGVLKQIHRSEVVGLVNAARVVHQVTGYPGFFQGLSARILYQAPATAVSWSVYEFFKYYLKGLNSGQRDDDQHFETLADITALTAAASTSSPR